The following proteins are co-located in the Periplaneta americana isolate PAMFEO1 chromosome 12, P.americana_PAMFEO1_priV1, whole genome shotgun sequence genome:
- the LOC138710407 gene encoding uncharacterized protein DKFZp434B061-like isoform X1 — MASFRLMLVCALLLLALVHVQAAKVYLLDDGVEDQDGFSDAVETSISTHSTALQTSGDRAVADDGRSNHRTASYEDSEFTTVNSPNTSSIPGLVNKNIVSDISAEYASDVVNHHPVTKYDTQSSYRNADDAIDMSSSSHPTNRGNNSDVGNVNQEEAEFNKNTYISAEHKTKSESVSENDDNYHDNTRQGSRAIRTNGNYEVSPSLISDKATITETRRRFNQQIQGNVKITNSKRGPMNHQYVPIQDKYNSEFVNFYKRQTNPQSNAYEILRGPSPPNEIYGSAYTQDPFQRLPIKDSYESLNSLHNLTYSSLRQRDESHNQKPSDSLGSATISHSSQQNGFFQPPNTSYNPKPTDFYVSSDASYKPQSRGPFRPQQEHYSSPQRKAPSVTHGLPHYKPPGNAPLPRRPPARKPLTPTNGTPLRKPQGSPPFYKSPHNSPTRKPSGVPHGTPSRNPPTSLYGTSPHKPSSGSLPSKPYDSYGSHSTLHNLHHSSPHLSTRPSFESPQKNQHDPSSFNSQFNEPYNFQTPLHNSSPQGSRSPVTFDSSVLDDTPRPSYDSPSRKPQSSSFDSQSDYLHGSPTSSYNPSSHGIRSPTKSSNRGPNPSYDSPSRKPGIPTYESQSDNFYESPTPSHSSRQPIPVRLSSHVSSSSDSAESPTSVYGSSYSDSHKSLTPSHGSTTSLLYDDPSDKFHESLSSSGKGTSGPTYTFVKTDYDGNVKWGVRHSVGSQYAGGHQ, encoded by the coding sequence ATGGCTTCTCAGATGCAGTTGAGACTTCCATATCAACACACTCGACAGCTCTACAAACTTCCGGAGACAGAGCAGTGGCTGACGATGGTAGAAGTAACCATAGGACTGCAAGTTACGAAGATTCTGAATTTACTACAGTTAATTCACCGAATACGTCTAGTATTCCTGGCCTTGTGAATAAAAACATAGTGTCCGACATATCAGCAGAATATGCTAGTGATGTGGTCAACCATCATCCAGTAACTAAATATGACACACAATCATCGTACAGAAATGCAGACGACGCAATTGATATGTCAAGTTCTAGTCATCCCACGAATCGTGGGAATAATAGTGATGTAGGCAATGTTAATCAAGAAGAAGCTGAATTTAACAAAAATACTTATATTTCTGCTGAGCATAAGACCAAATCTGAAAGTGTAAGcgaaaatgatgataattatcaTGACAATACGAGACAAGGAAGCAGAGCAATACGGACAAATGGCAATTATGAAGTGAGCCCATCTCTGATATCGGATAAAGCCACAATTACAGAAACTAGACGTAGGTTTAATCAACAAATTCAAGGAAATGTGAAGATCACTAACAGTAAAAGAGGTCCGATGAATCATCAATATGTGCCAATTCAAGATAAATATAATTcggaatttgttaatttttataagaGACAAACAAACCCTCAAAGTAACGCTTATGAAATACTGAGAGGACCATCACCACCTAATGAAATCTATGGCTCCGCGTACACACAAGATCCTTTCCAACGTTTACCTATCAAAGACTCATATGAGTCACTGAACTCATTGCACAATTTAACATACAGTTCTCTACGTCAAAGAGACGAATCACATAACCAGAAACCTTCAGATTCGCTTGGATCAGCTACTATTTCCCACAGTTCACAGCAAAATGGTTTCTTTCAACCACCGAATACATCATATAACCCAAAACCCACGGATTTCTACGTATCATCTGATGCCTCTTATAAACCACAGTCCAGAGGACCATTCAGACCGCAGCAAGAACATTACAGTTCTCCACAACGTAAAGCTCCTAGTGTAACACACGGTTTGCCCCACTATAAACCACCAGGAAACGCTCCGCTACCACGTAGACCACCAGCAAGAAAACCATTAACACCTACAAACGGCACTCCATTACGTAAACCTCAGGGCTCACCTCCATTCTATAAATCACCACACAACTCTCCAACACGTAAACCATCGGGTGTTCCTCATGGGACACCATCTCGTAATCCCCCTACTTCTTTATACGGTACCTCACCACACAAACCGTCCAGTGGGAGCTTACCCAGCAAACCTTATGATAGTTATGGGTCACATAGCACGTTACATAACTTGCATCACAGTTCCCCACACCTTTCAACAAGACCATCATTTGAATCACCACAAAAAAATCAACATGACCCTTCATCGTTTAACTCACAATTTAATGAGCCTTATAATTTTCAAACACCACTTCATAATTCATCGCCACAAGGCTCCAGATCGCCTGTCACATTTGATTCCTCAGTCTTAGATGACACTCCTAGACCATCGTACGACTCGCCATCGAGAAAACCGCAAAGTTCTTCATTTGATTCACAATCTGATTACTTACATGGCTCTCCAACTTCATCTTACAACCCATCATCACATGGCATAAGATCACCTACAAAATCGTCAAATCGAGGGCCCAATCCTTCATATGACTCACCATCAAGAAAGCCAGGAATTCCTACATATGAGTCACAATCCGATAATTTTTATGAGTCACCAACTCCCTCACATAGCTCAAGACAACCAATACCGGTCAGATTATCCTCACATGTCTCATCATCTAGTGATTCAGCTGAGTCACCTACATCAGTGTATGGTTCATCGTATAGTGACTCACATAAGTCACTCACTCCATCTCACGGCTCAACCACTAGTCTTCTTTATGATGATCCGTCAGACAAATTTCATGAGTCTCTAAGTTCCAGTGGTAAGGGCACATCTGGACCTACATATACATTTGTGAAGACAGACTATGACGGAAATGTGAAGTGGGGAGTTCGTCACAGCGTGGGCAGTCAATATGCAGGTGGTCACCAGTGA
- the LOC138710407 gene encoding uncharacterized protein DKFZp434B061-like isoform X2 gives MASFRLMLVCALLLLALVHVQAAKVYLLDDGVEDQDAVETSISTHSTALQTSGDRAVADDGRSNHRTASYEDSEFTTVNSPNTSSIPGLVNKNIVSDISAEYASDVVNHHPVTKYDTQSSYRNADDAIDMSSSSHPTNRGNNSDVGNVNQEEAEFNKNTYISAEHKTKSESVSENDDNYHDNTRQGSRAIRTNGNYEVSPSLISDKATITETRRRFNQQIQGNVKITNSKRGPMNHQYVPIQDKYNSEFVNFYKRQTNPQSNAYEILRGPSPPNEIYGSAYTQDPFQRLPIKDSYESLNSLHNLTYSSLRQRDESHNQKPSDSLGSATISHSSQQNGFFQPPNTSYNPKPTDFYVSSDASYKPQSRGPFRPQQEHYSSPQRKAPSVTHGLPHYKPPGNAPLPRRPPARKPLTPTNGTPLRKPQGSPPFYKSPHNSPTRKPSGVPHGTPSRNPPTSLYGTSPHKPSSGSLPSKPYDSYGSHSTLHNLHHSSPHLSTRPSFESPQKNQHDPSSFNSQFNEPYNFQTPLHNSSPQGSRSPVTFDSSVLDDTPRPSYDSPSRKPQSSSFDSQSDYLHGSPTSSYNPSSHGIRSPTKSSNRGPNPSYDSPSRKPGIPTYESQSDNFYESPTPSHSSRQPIPVRLSSHVSSSSDSAESPTSVYGSSYSDSHKSLTPSHGSTTSLLYDDPSDKFHESLSSSGKGTSGPTYTFVKTDYDGNVKWGVRHSVGSQYAGGHQ, from the coding sequence ATGCAGTTGAGACTTCCATATCAACACACTCGACAGCTCTACAAACTTCCGGAGACAGAGCAGTGGCTGACGATGGTAGAAGTAACCATAGGACTGCAAGTTACGAAGATTCTGAATTTACTACAGTTAATTCACCGAATACGTCTAGTATTCCTGGCCTTGTGAATAAAAACATAGTGTCCGACATATCAGCAGAATATGCTAGTGATGTGGTCAACCATCATCCAGTAACTAAATATGACACACAATCATCGTACAGAAATGCAGACGACGCAATTGATATGTCAAGTTCTAGTCATCCCACGAATCGTGGGAATAATAGTGATGTAGGCAATGTTAATCAAGAAGAAGCTGAATTTAACAAAAATACTTATATTTCTGCTGAGCATAAGACCAAATCTGAAAGTGTAAGcgaaaatgatgataattatcaTGACAATACGAGACAAGGAAGCAGAGCAATACGGACAAATGGCAATTATGAAGTGAGCCCATCTCTGATATCGGATAAAGCCACAATTACAGAAACTAGACGTAGGTTTAATCAACAAATTCAAGGAAATGTGAAGATCACTAACAGTAAAAGAGGTCCGATGAATCATCAATATGTGCCAATTCAAGATAAATATAATTcggaatttgttaatttttataagaGACAAACAAACCCTCAAAGTAACGCTTATGAAATACTGAGAGGACCATCACCACCTAATGAAATCTATGGCTCCGCGTACACACAAGATCCTTTCCAACGTTTACCTATCAAAGACTCATATGAGTCACTGAACTCATTGCACAATTTAACATACAGTTCTCTACGTCAAAGAGACGAATCACATAACCAGAAACCTTCAGATTCGCTTGGATCAGCTACTATTTCCCACAGTTCACAGCAAAATGGTTTCTTTCAACCACCGAATACATCATATAACCCAAAACCCACGGATTTCTACGTATCATCTGATGCCTCTTATAAACCACAGTCCAGAGGACCATTCAGACCGCAGCAAGAACATTACAGTTCTCCACAACGTAAAGCTCCTAGTGTAACACACGGTTTGCCCCACTATAAACCACCAGGAAACGCTCCGCTACCACGTAGACCACCAGCAAGAAAACCATTAACACCTACAAACGGCACTCCATTACGTAAACCTCAGGGCTCACCTCCATTCTATAAATCACCACACAACTCTCCAACACGTAAACCATCGGGTGTTCCTCATGGGACACCATCTCGTAATCCCCCTACTTCTTTATACGGTACCTCACCACACAAACCGTCCAGTGGGAGCTTACCCAGCAAACCTTATGATAGTTATGGGTCACATAGCACGTTACATAACTTGCATCACAGTTCCCCACACCTTTCAACAAGACCATCATTTGAATCACCACAAAAAAATCAACATGACCCTTCATCGTTTAACTCACAATTTAATGAGCCTTATAATTTTCAAACACCACTTCATAATTCATCGCCACAAGGCTCCAGATCGCCTGTCACATTTGATTCCTCAGTCTTAGATGACACTCCTAGACCATCGTACGACTCGCCATCGAGAAAACCGCAAAGTTCTTCATTTGATTCACAATCTGATTACTTACATGGCTCTCCAACTTCATCTTACAACCCATCATCACATGGCATAAGATCACCTACAAAATCGTCAAATCGAGGGCCCAATCCTTCATATGACTCACCATCAAGAAAGCCAGGAATTCCTACATATGAGTCACAATCCGATAATTTTTATGAGTCACCAACTCCCTCACATAGCTCAAGACAACCAATACCGGTCAGATTATCCTCACATGTCTCATCATCTAGTGATTCAGCTGAGTCACCTACATCAGTGTATGGTTCATCGTATAGTGACTCACATAAGTCACTCACTCCATCTCACGGCTCAACCACTAGTCTTCTTTATGATGATCCGTCAGACAAATTTCATGAGTCTCTAAGTTCCAGTGGTAAGGGCACATCTGGACCTACATATACATTTGTGAAGACAGACTATGACGGAAATGTGAAGTGGGGAGTTCGTCACAGCGTGGGCAGTCAATATGCAGGTGGTCACCAGTGA